A stretch of the Psychroserpens sp. Hel_I_66 genome encodes the following:
- a CDS encoding T9SS type A sorting domain-containing protein, with amino-acid sequence MKNFYILLTFLVSFNLVSAQDEMLLGEWFLQSITTNGVQHDNYFGEVPLNFTETNPLPENESIFTFEGGLCSPYLGSYSASGSALTIYDLNELATCDFSTAHGKYWDKYRDIFSTDLTYQDLTYTITGEGLDQILTLFSNNGDFIVYGKQIPTETIFQTWYSFSTEKADGIFYPSPLEPTTFEISPTNYDVVSGLVANGSGGCNDFNAYHNIYSSNENEFDISIFDQTLLNCDDNFYEPTYFSVLSNETNNTFSYELQDDGNTLILTNQIGEVLTFGEQAPPPGIINNWFLYYVIVDGNQTNRPEGTLPIIEFTTVPDGEGFYFGGIVACTGYGGSYNFNPQQTFDAVYFNTTLGDPCDTNEENTFEDLYFYSVLDNPDDNSTELDYEIIGTGDDATLIVTNVSNGNQAFYGRQALSTDENDFNSSKLQLIKNPVTNHLELLVNQNVLGSNYEIFSMTGQRVSNGLLNSNSINVNQLQSGLYFLKVSSENNVYETVKFIKE; translated from the coding sequence ATGAAAAATTTTTACATACTACTTACATTTTTGGTTTCTTTTAATTTAGTCTCTGCGCAAGATGAAATGTTGTTAGGAGAATGGTTTTTACAATCTATAACTACCAATGGCGTACAACATGATAATTACTTTGGCGAAGTTCCATTAAATTTCACAGAGACTAATCCACTTCCTGAAAATGAGTCTATTTTCACTTTTGAAGGTGGTTTATGTAGCCCATATTTAGGGAGCTATTCTGCATCAGGTAGTGCGCTAACTATCTATGACTTAAATGAATTGGCTACTTGCGATTTTAGTACCGCTCACGGTAAGTATTGGGATAAATATAGAGACATTTTCTCTACAGATCTTACCTATCAGGATTTAACTTATACTATAACTGGTGAAGGCTTGGATCAAATTTTGACGCTATTTAGCAACAATGGAGATTTTATTGTTTATGGCAAACAAATTCCAACAGAAACCATTTTTCAAACTTGGTATTCTTTCAGTACAGAAAAAGCCGATGGCATTTTTTACCCATCTCCTTTAGAGCCTACAACATTTGAGATATCGCCAACAAACTATGATGTGGTTTCTGGTTTAGTTGCCAATGGTTCTGGTGGCTGTAATGACTTTAATGCATATCACAATATTTATTCGTCTAACGAGAATGAATTTGATATTTCTATATTTGATCAAACCCTGTTAAACTGTGATGATAATTTTTATGAACCCACCTATTTTTCTGTTCTCAGTAATGAAACAAATAACACTTTTAGTTACGAACTTCAAGATGATGGTAATACCCTTATTTTAACTAATCAAATTGGAGAAGTACTAACATTTGGAGAACAAGCTCCACCACCAGGTATTATTAATAATTGGTTTTTATATTATGTCATAGTTGATGGTAATCAAACAAATAGACCAGAGGGGACTTTGCCAATAATTGAATTTACTACTGTTCCTGATGGCGAAGGTTTTTATTTTGGAGGTATTGTTGCATGTACAGGTTATGGCGGAAGCTATAATTTTAACCCTCAACAAACTTTTGATGCTGTTTATTTCAACACGACTTTAGGGGACCCTTGTGATACAAACGAAGAAAACACATTTGAAGATTTGTATTTTTATTCTGTTTTAGATAATCCTGACGATAATTCTACAGAATTAGACTATGAAATCATTGGAACTGGCGATGATGCTACCTTAATAGTCACTAATGTCTCCAACGGAAATCAGGCTTTTTATGGCAGACAAGCATTATCAACAGATGAAAATGATTTTAATTCATCAAAATTACAATTGATCAAAAACCCTGTTACAAACCATTTAGAGCTTTTAGTCAATCAAAATGTACTAGGTTCCAATTACGAGATTTTCTCAATGACTGGACAACGCGTTTCTAATGGTTTATTAAACTCCAATTCAATAAATGTGAATCAATTACAGTCTGGATTATACTTTTTAAAAGTATCTTCGGAAAACAATGTTTATGAAACAGTAAAATTTATAAAGGAATAA
- a CDS encoding tRNA-(ms[2]io[6]A)-hydroxylase, whose protein sequence is MLGLKLPTDPRWVNIVEKNIEDILTDHAYCEQKATSTAISLIVSFPEYTELVTEMTALVKEEISHFKMVHDKIIANGWVLGRDRKDDYVIQLLKFFPKGGSRTTQLVHRLLYAALIEARSCERFRLLSEELKDKELAEFYRKLMVSEANHYTMFLGFARQYGDRKEVDEKWQQLLDYEADIMKSLSKSETIHG, encoded by the coding sequence ATGTTAGGATTAAAATTACCAACAGATCCACGCTGGGTCAATATCGTAGAAAAAAATATAGAGGATATTCTAACAGATCACGCGTATTGTGAACAAAAGGCGACGAGTACTGCCATTTCCTTAATTGTTAGCTTTCCGGAATATACCGAGTTAGTCACCGAAATGACTGCGCTCGTTAAAGAGGAAATTAGCCATTTTAAAATGGTACATGATAAGATCATTGCCAATGGTTGGGTTTTGGGTAGAGATCGTAAGGATGATTATGTGATTCAATTGCTCAAGTTCTTCCCAAAAGGTGGTAGTAGAACGACGCAATTAGTACATCGGTTGCTTTATGCAGCTTTAATTGAGGCGAGAAGCTGTGAGCGCTTTAGATTACTTTCCGAAGAATTAAAAGATAAGGAACTCGCTGAGTTTTACAGAAAATTAATGGTTAGTGAAGCTAATCACTACACTATGTTTTTAGGTTTTGCCAGACAATATGGCGATCGCAAGGAAGTGGATGAAAAATGGCAACAACTCTTAGACTATGAGGCAGATATCATGAAAAGTTTGAGTAAGAGTGAGACAATACATGGGTGA
- the dnaX gene encoding DNA polymerase III subunit gamma/tau — protein sequence MEHFVVSARKYRPETFKDVVGQQAITNTLLNAIENNHLAQALLFTGPRGVGKTTCARILAKMINSDGNETEDEDFAFNIFELDAASNNSVDDIRNLTDQVRIPPQVGKYKVYIIDEVHMLSQAAFNAFLKTLEEPPKHCIFILATTEKHKIIPTILSRCQIFDFKRITVKDAKEYLKYIAKEQGINAEDDALHIIAQKADGAMRDALSIFDRVVSFSGKELTRQAVTENLNVLDYETYFTSTDLILENKIPELLVQFNTTLSKGFDGHHYIAGLASHFRDLLVCQNEKTIELLEVGDDTKVKYLEQSKKASHTFLIKGIEFANDCDLKYKGSKNQRLLVELCLMQLASITFDGEKKNSKYYIIPPSYFKAKGITPIPVSIDTKQKTEEINTTSKEKNVELSTSSSEEKTKQKPSFAKEPQPVIDLKKDQRTSGLSLKSIRAKKEHQIRQMEVVIDVDDLPTEEFTEEQFYELWNDYINKLHKKGEKIMASILEMDKPKLKGTDILLSYPNETLKIELERAQYPLMEFLKKSLQNFDLKLVITVNEEITKKFAFTAQDKYEKLKEKNPNIDLLRRTFGLDI from the coding sequence TTGGAACATTTTGTTGTATCAGCTCGTAAATACAGACCCGAGACATTTAAGGATGTTGTTGGGCAACAAGCTATTACCAATACGTTACTCAATGCAATAGAAAACAACCATTTAGCCCAGGCGCTTTTATTTACCGGTCCAAGAGGAGTTGGTAAAACCACATGCGCACGTATTTTGGCAAAAATGATCAATAGCGATGGCAATGAAACCGAAGATGAAGATTTTGCCTTCAATATTTTTGAGTTGGATGCAGCATCAAACAACTCGGTTGACGATATAAGAAATTTGACCGATCAAGTTCGTATTCCACCGCAAGTTGGCAAATACAAGGTTTATATTATTGATGAGGTACACATGCTCTCTCAAGCAGCGTTTAATGCGTTTTTAAAAACGTTAGAGGAACCACCAAAACATTGTATTTTTATTCTAGCAACTACCGAAAAGCACAAAATCATACCAACCATTTTATCACGTTGCCAGATTTTTGATTTTAAGCGAATTACCGTCAAGGATGCCAAAGAGTATTTAAAATACATTGCCAAAGAACAAGGTATCAATGCAGAGGATGATGCCTTACATATCATCGCTCAAAAGGCAGATGGAGCCATGCGTGACGCGCTTTCTATATTTGATCGGGTGGTTAGTTTCTCTGGAAAAGAGCTGACTAGACAAGCGGTTACAGAGAATTTAAATGTACTGGATTACGAGACTTATTTTACAAGTACAGACTTAATTTTGGAAAATAAAATTCCAGAATTATTAGTACAGTTCAATACAACCTTATCAAAAGGATTTGATGGTCACCACTACATCGCAGGTCTTGCCTCCCATTTTAGGGACTTACTCGTCTGTCAAAATGAAAAAACCATAGAGTTACTAGAAGTTGGTGATGACACCAAAGTCAAATACTTAGAACAATCCAAGAAAGCATCTCACACATTTCTTATAAAAGGCATCGAGTTTGCAAATGATTGCGATTTAAAGTACAAAGGCAGTAAAAACCAGCGACTTCTGGTTGAACTTTGTCTTATGCAGCTTGCCTCTATCACTTTTGATGGAGAAAAAAAAAATAGCAAATATTACATAATTCCGCCATCGTACTTTAAAGCTAAGGGAATTACCCCTATTCCTGTTTCAATAGATACAAAGCAAAAAACCGAAGAAATAAATACTACTTCTAAGGAGAAAAATGTTGAGCTAAGTACTTCTTCTTCGGAAGAAAAAACAAAACAAAAACCTTCTTTTGCTAAAGAGCCTCAACCCGTTATTGATCTTAAGAAAGACCAACGTACCTCTGGATTATCTTTAAAGAGTATTAGGGCAAAAAAAGAACATCAAATAAGACAAATGGAAGTGGTTATTGATGTTGATGATTTACCTACCGAAGAATTCACAGAAGAACAATTTTACGAATTATGGAATGATTATATAAATAAGCTCCATAAAAAAGGGGAAAAAATAATGGCATCAATTCTAGAAATGGATAAGCCTAAATTAAAAGGAACAGATATATTACTTTCCTATCCCAACGAAACTTTAAAAATTGAATTGGAAAGAGCGCAATATCCATTAATGGAATTTTTAAAGAAATCCCTTCAAAATTTTGACTTGAAATTAGTGATTACCGTTAATGAAGAAATCACTAAAAAGTTTGCCTTTACTGCTCAAGACAAGTACGAAAAACTTAAAGAGAAAAACCCAAACATTGACTTATTGAGACGCACATTTGGATTGGATATTTAA